GTTCCGGGTCAAAGGCATCGATCTGTTCCTTGAGAAGCCTGATATTGCTGCCGGCGGCAAGCCCTGCAACCCGGAAGCGCCCCGGATACTGCCGGACCACTTCGAGTACGTTACGGCCGATTGATCCGGTCGATCCGAGTATTGATATGTTCCTGGCCATGGTCGGGTAAACGTACTCCGGATGAATGGATCAGCTGGTGAGAAAGCCGAAGTGAATCATATAGAAGAGAACCGGGGTGGCGATCATCAGGGAGTCGAGCCGGTCGAGAACCCCACCGTGCCCGGGGAGGATATTCCCGGAATCCTTAACGCCCATGGTTCTTTTAATCACCGATTCGGTAAGGTCGCCCATGATGCCGACAAAGGTCAGGAAGATGGTCAGAACGGACATTTTTACGATTGAAAACCCTGGAAAAAGCAGGATGCAGACGATGATCGCGGCGGTAATGCTGCCAAGCAGTCCGCCGATGAGCCCTTCGATGGTTTTCCCCGGGCTGATCGCCGGAGCGAGCTTGTGGCGGCCGAGATATTTGCCGGAAAAGTAGGCTGCGGAGTCGGAAAAGACGGTGATGATGGTCAAAAGGAAAAGCCAGTGGGTTCCCTTGGGAACGGTGAGCAGCAATGTGAAATGGGAGAAGCTGAAGCCCACATAGAAAATGCCGAAGCCAAGCCTCTGCATCAGCACAAAACCGTTCATCTGGCTGTTGACGTCGTTTAAGGTGGTATACCGGGAAAGGGCATAGACAATCAGAAAGAAAAGAGCGATGAAGAGGGCGGCGGAAACCGTTTCCGAATTGCCTTCGTAGGCGGCCAGAAGCGGGAAGAGACCGAGCAGAATGCCGGTGATCCTGTCATGGCGGCTGAATTTGGCCAGGGTCATAACGTAATATTCGTTCAGGGCCATCGCGCCGAGGCCCACGAACACCAGCCAGAAAAACCAGAAAGGCCCGTAGAGGAGAAGGGCCAGCCAGCCGATGCCGATGATAACCCCTGTAATGATTCTGGTTCTGGTCATTTTGCAAGCACCTGTTCAGAAGTTTTGCCGAATCGCCTCTGCCTGGATTGAAAATCCTTCAACGCGTCGATGAACTGCTCTTTCCGGAAATCAGGCCACAGGGTGTCGGTAATCAGGATTTCAGCATAAGAAAGCTGCCAGAGCAGGAAATTGCTGAGCCTCGATTCCCCGCCGGTCCTGATCAGCAGATCCGGGTCCTTCAGGCCTGCGGTATCGAGATGGGTAGAAATTGTTTCTTCGGTGATCGCCGTCGGAGAGAGCGCCCCCGTGCGGCATTGCTCCGCGATTTTCCGGACCGCCCTGGTCAGTTCGTCACGTCCGCCGTAACTTAAGGCGAGATTAAGAACCAGGCCGTCGTTATCCTTTGTTCTTTCGGAAACCGAGACCAGGATCTCGCGAACCTCAACGGGCAGCCTGTCGATCTGTCCGATAGTGCGCAGGGAGACATTGTTTTTGACCAGAGCGTCGAGTTCGCTCCGGAGAAACGTTTTCAGGAGTCCCATCAACGCCTGTACTTCGACCGCCGGGCGGTTCCAGTTTTCGGTTGAAAACGCATAGAGGGTGAGTGCTTTGATCTCCAGTTCCCGGGCGGCGGTGACGATTTCCCGCACCGAAACTACCCCCTGCTTGTGGCCGAGAGGTCTGGGCATGCCCCGATTCTGGGCCCAGCGCCCGTTCCCGTCCATGATGATGGCCACATGTCCGGGCAGCCGGGTCGGATCCAGTTCGGGTGATTCAGTCATCTTTTGCAGAGCCGCCTTCTGTAGCAGGAAGGAAAGTGAAGAAGGTGGTCAAACCTCCATGACCTCGTTTTCTTTGGCAGCCATCAGGTCATCGATCTGTTTGATGAACTTGTCCGTTTCAGCCTGAGACTCATCCTGGAGGCGAAAGAGATCGTCCTCGGTGATTTCTTTATTGTTTTTCTGCTTTTTCAGGGTGTCGATGGCATCCCGGCGGGAATTTCGAACGGCGACCCGATATTCCTCGGTGATTTTTTTGACCTGCTTGACCAGGGTTTTGCGTCTTTCTTCGGTAAGCTGGGGGATGCTGACCCGGATCAGCTTGCCGTCATTGACCGGATTCAATCCTAGCTCAGCCTTATGGATGGCTCTTTCGATATGTCCAAGAAGCTGGGTGTCCCAGGCCTGGATCTGGATCAGCCTGCTTTCGGGGATGGTCAGGGTTGCGACCTGGTTCAGGGGCATTGATGAGCCGTACGCATCAACCTTGACACTGTCGAGTAAGGACAGGGACGCTCTGCCGGTACGCACCTTCGAGAGTTCACGTTTGAAAGACTCAACGCTGTCTTCCATCTTTACCTGCATCAACTCAATCACTTCACTCATTTCCCCTCTCCTTTAATGATTGTCCCGGTATTCTCGCCGCAGACAGCCTTGCGGATATTGCCCGGTTTGTTCAAGTCAAAGACAAGGATAGTTTTGCTGTTGTCCCTGGCAAGCGAGATCGCAGCAGAATCCATGACCCGCAGCTGCCTGCGGAGAACTTCGGTATAGGTCAGCTCATCAAATTTTACGGCATCGCTATGGACGAGGGGGTCTTTGTCGTAGACCCCGTCAACCCTGGTCGCCTTGCAGATCACTTCGGCATCGATCTCCAGGCCCCGCAGGACCGCCGCCGTATCGGTGGTGAAAAACGGATTGCCGGTCCCGGCGGCAAAGATCACCACTCTCTTTTTTTTAAGATGGTGCATCGCCCGCTGTCTGGCATAGGGCTCGCAGACTGTCTGCATCGGGATGGCGGAGAGAACCCGGCTCGCGATTTTTTTTCGGGACAGGGCCTCTTTCATTGCCAGGCAGTTGATCACCGTGGCGAGCATGCCCATATTGTCGGCGGAGGTCCGGTCCATCCCGTCGGAAACCCCGGCGACACCGCGGAAGATATTGCCCGCGCCGATCACCAGGCCGACCTGAACCCCGAGCTCGGTGAGTTCCTTGATCTCACCGGCCACATAGGCCAGCATCTCAGGATTGATCCCGTAGGATGATTTGCCCATCAGCGCTTCACCGCTGAGTTTTAACAGGACCCGTTTGAACTTGTTTTCCGCCAACTGGTATTCCTTAGATAAGAGCTGTTATTATTTCGCTTGTTTCTGAATTCTGACTTCTGACTTCTCTATTAATCTCAGACGCCGACCTGGAAGCGGGCGAATTTTTTCACGCTGATGTTTTCACCAAGTTTGGCGATGAGTTCGTTCAGCAGATCCTGAATGGAAACATCGGGGTTCTTGACGAACTTCTGTTCCATGAGGCTGACCTCGGCGAAGTATTTATCAAGCTTTCCGGTAACCATCTTCTCGGCAATGTTTTCGGGTTTGCCGGATTCCATGGCCTGGGCCTTGAAGATTTCCTTCTCCCGGTCAACAAGCTCCTGTGGAATGTCTTCCCTTTTGATCGATACCGGATTGCTGGCGGCGATGTGCATGGCGATGTCCTTGGCAAAACCCTGGAATACATCCGATTTGGCAACGAAATCGGTTTCGCAGCCGACCTCGACCATCACTCCCAGTTTCCCGCCTGCATGGATATAGGTTTCGATCACGCCTTCGCTGGTGGCCCGGTCCGCTCTTTTCTGCGCGACGGCAAGTCCTTTCTGGCGAAGGTAGTCGATTGATTTCTCCATGTCGCCATTGTTTTCGGCCAGTGCCTTTTTGCAGTCCATCATTCCCGCGTTGGTTTTATCGCGGAGTTCCTTAACCATCTGACTTGTTATTTGCACGACGAATACTCCTGACCCAGATAATGGGAAGTTTTTCAGGCCCTGAACAAGACCTTTTGTTATTGGAATATAGCTTGAAACCCGTCACTGACCAAGCCGCAGCATCCGCTTATGAAAACGGATGCTGCGGGCCTGTGGTCTGGAAGAACAAATACTTTGTACTGATTTTATTCTTCAGTGTCATCCGCAGAGGTTTCAACAACCTCCACCGGTTCGGTGACTGCAGCGGCAGCCATTTCCGGCTTGGCATCGCTGTCGACTTCCTGGAAATCCTGTCTCTGCTCCTTGCCGGCGATGACTGCGTCGGCAATTTTTGAGGTGATGAGCTTGATTGATTTGATCGCATCATCATTGGCCGGAATCGGGAAATCGATGCCGTCGGGATCGCAGTTGGTATCGGCCATGGCGATGACCGGAATCCCAAGACGGTTGGCTTCGTCGACGGCGATGTTTTCACGTTTCGGATCCACCACAAAGAGAGCTGCGGGCAGCCCCTTCATGTTTGCGATACCGCCGAGGTTGCGCTCAAGTTTCACAGCTTCCTTGGTCATCATCAGGACTTCTTTCTTCTTGTACTGGTTGATGGTGCCGTCTTCCTGCATCGCCTTAATGGATTTCAAGCGGTCAATGGACTTGCGGATGGTCTGGAAGTTGGTCATCATGCCGCCGAGCCAGCGGTTGGTAATATGGTACATGCCGCAGCGTTCCGCCTCTTCACGGATGATGTCCTGGGCCTGGCGTTTGGTGCCGACGAACAGTACGGTGCCGCCCTTGGCAACCGCTTTCTGGACGGCCTCGTAGGCTGCGTTGAACATCGGCAGGGTCTTGTCGAGGTTGATGATATAAATCTTGCTGCGTGCGCCGTAGATGTACGGACGCATTTTCGGGTTCCAGCGGTGGGTCTGATGACCGAAGTGCATTCCGGCCTCCAGCATATCCTTCATGTTGATGTAAGACATTTCCTGCTCCTTTCTGGTTGTTCGTCCACCCCGTGTCCCGACCCTTTTCAGGGCACCAGTGGGATACGTTATCCGGGGTGTGTGAATTTGCCGGCTCCCACGCTGCGCAGACCTTCATGGTCCGGGCAGATTCATGTGAGCCGATGTAAAAAAAACGATGACAAATATAAAACGGACTTTAATAACATTATGGTCAATAATTTGCAAGACTGAAGGGGGGCTGCCGAGATAAAAACCTTGACGGCGCCGGACAAAGAAATAAAATGGCAGGTTTCCTGATCCCGAAAAGATCCTAAATCGACCACCAACTGCTGGAACAGATGCTGACTGACGACCTTAAACCTGACAAGATCCTGATCAGATCCACCAACTGGATCGGCGATGCCATTATGACTACTCCTGCTGTCAGGACAATCAGGGAGAATTATCCGGAGGCGATGATTTCAATCCTCGCATACCCTTGGGTTGCCGACATCTTCCGTAACTGTCCCCATGTTGATGAGGTGATCATTTTTGATAAGAAGGGGGTTCATCAGGGGCTGCAAGGTTTGTGGCGGCTTGCCGGGGAGTTGCGGTCCCGGCGCTTTGATCTGGCGATTCTGCTGCAGAATGCCTTTGAAGCGGCCTTTATCACCCTGCTTGCCGGAATCCCTGCCCGGGCCGGATATATCAGGGACGGACGGCGACTGCTGCTGAATTATCCGGTCGCCATCAGACCGGAAGTACGTAAACTGCACCAGGTCCACTACTATCAGTGGCTGTGTCGAGATCTCGGCATGACCGCCGGACCCGATGAACTTTTCCTCCAGGTGTCTTCCGAGGCGGCACAATGGGCCGCAGACTTTGTCGCCGGTGCGGGCACTCGCCCGGTGATCGGGTTGAATCCCGGTGCGGCGTATGGGCCTGCCAAATGCTGGCCGGTTGAACGATATGGCGAGCTTGCCGCTGTGCTTACGGAAAAATATAATGCGGTGATTCCGGTGTTCGGCACCGGGGCGGACCAGACGACTGCTGAAACGATCCGGAGTTTTGCCCCTGAACATGTGATTGATCTTGCCGGAAAGACCTCACTTGGTGAAGCCATGGCCCTGATCGCTTCCTGCGACGTTTTTGTGACCAACGATTCCGGGCTGATGCATGTGGCTGCCGCGCAGAAAACGCCCCTGGTCGCCATCTTCGGCTCCACCGATCCGGTAGCGACCGGGCCTTTTGCCGAGGACGTCCTGATTATCCGGAAGGAGATGGAGTGCCAGCCCTGTTTCAAGACGCACTGCCGCACGGATTTCAGCTGTATGAAAGAAATCGGGGTCGCAGAAGTTTCCGAAGGGGTCGCCCGGATGCTTTCAGCCGGAAAAAAAAGGTGACGATCATGCACAGTGACAAAAAGAAGCGCGCCGTTTTCCTCGATCGGGACGGCACTATCAATGAGCAGATGGGGTATATCAACCATCTTGACCGTTTCGTCATGCTGCCCGGGGTCGCCGGGGCGATTCGCCGCCTCAATGAAAAGGGGATCCCGGTCTTCGTGGTGACCAATCAGTCCGGTCTGGCAAGGGGGTATTTTCCGGAGTCTCTGCTGGTCGAGGTTCATGAAAAAATGAATCGCGAGCTTGCCGAAGGTGGGGCGAAAGTGGACGGAATCTACATCTGCCCGCATCATCCCGAGGCGAAGGAGGAAAGGTTCAGGATCAACTGTGACTGCCGGAAACCGAAAACCGGCCTCTTTCGCGCGGCGGCGGCCGATTATGGGATTGACCTTGCCTCCTCATATGTGGTGGGCGACCGCTGGTCCGACCTGAAGGCGGCGGCGGCCTGCGGCGCCAGAGGGGTTCTGGTCCTTACCGGGTATGGACGCGGGGATTACCAGTACATCGGCCCGACCCGGAAGGTCCAGCCGGACTTTGTGGCGGAGGATCTTGCCGCAGCGGTGGAATGGATCATCGGCGAGCTGGATAAAAAAGAAGCCGGAACCGGGAGTTAGAAGGATCTTCACCAGACCTCCTCTTCAACCGGCGGGGGCTGCTAATGCTCCTTGGTTTTAGAAAAATCAAAAACAAGTTCGTTCTTTCTGACCAGTCCGAATTTTTTGCGGGCGATCTCTTCGAGATATACCGGGTCGCTGGTCAGGCGGGTGATCTCTTCCTCAAGAAGCCTGTTTTTCTCAATCAGCTCCCGGTTGCTCTGCCTGACGGTTTCCAGTTCATTATTTATCCGGACGTGTTTGACCAGCCCCCATGGTGAGAAGAGGATCCAGATGACCAGGAAAAGAAGGGCGGCAATTATGATATTGCCGAGTTTTCTTTTTTCCCGTATGGAAAAATCTAAGTTCACAGAGTCTCCGGTTCAGGTACAGGGTTCTGGAAAACAAGTTGCGGCAGCGGTCGCGGACAGACGGTTTTTATGTCCGGCAAAGATTTTTACCAGTAATTCGTTTCAGTTGCGATGAGATTATACCAGGGATTTTAGAAAGCATGGTTGCTGAGCGCAAGAAAATATATCTGGTCAGCAGCTGTCTGATGGGGTTGAAGACCCGTTACGACGGGGCTGCAAAGCCGTCTCCGCAGTGTATGGAATTTCTTGAAGGTGCGGTCTGGGTGCCGGTCTGTCCCGAGCAGCTTGGCGGGCTCGCCACCCCGCGGCTGCCGGCGGAGATCGTGGATGGTGACGGAGATGATGTTCTGGCAGGGAACGCCGGAGTCGTCAACAGCGGCGGCGTGGAGGTGACCGGAAAATTTGTGGAAGGCGCCCGCCAGGTGCTGTTCATCGCCGAAAAACTGGGTGTGGATGGAATTCTTCTCAAAAGCGGGAGCCCCTCCTGCGGCTGTGGAGAAATATTGGGGGTCACGGCCGCATTATTGCGGAACAACGGTTTTCCGGTGAGAGAATTTTAATCTCTATCCCTCGGCCAGATGTCGGTTGATGGTTGCGATCAGGTCGGCTCCTTTAAATGGTTTCGGCAAGATGTCGCAGAACCCGTATTCCCGGAAGCGGGAGATAACCGGATCATTGGAATAACCGCTTGAGACAATCGCCTGGACATCCGGATCGATTTCCCGCAGCCTCTGCAGGGTTTCGATGCCGCCCATCCCTCCGGGGATTGTGAGATCCATGATCAGGAGGTCGAAGGGGGTCTTTTTCTCCATCTCCTCCCGGTACTTCCGGATGGTCGTCTCGCCATCCGGAGCTGTTTCCGCATCATGGCCGTACATCATGATAATTTCCGCAAGTGATTCCCGGATGAGTTCCTCATCATCCATGATCAGAATTCTGCCGCCTGATTTTTCGCCGGTCGGTAATGATTCGGCCGGACCGGGATTCGGCGGAAATGCAGCAGCCGGCAGGTAGATATTGAATATGGTTCCTTTGTTGCCGGTCGATTCAACACCGATGAGTCCGCCATGATTTCTGATGATCGAATAGCAGGCGGCGAGTCCGAGACCCCGGCCACTTCCCTTGGTAGAAAAATAGGGATCAAAAATATTCTGCTGCTCGTCCCTGCCGATCCCTTTTCCCTTGTCGATCACGGAGACCAGCACGTAGTTTCCCGGTTTGAGAGCAGGGGTGTCCCGCTCGGAAATCGTAACATTCCTGGCGGTGATGGAGATGATGCCGCCTTTGGGGGAGGCTTCCTCTGCGTTCAGCACCAGATTCTGGATGACCTGACTGATCTGGTCGGGATCGATATCGACCGGCCAGAGGTCGGAGGGAAATTGATGGTTTACCCGAATGTCTTTGCCGCTCAGAACGAAACCTGCCGAATCGGCAATGATCTCATCGATCGGGGAGGATTTTTTGATCGGAGCGCCACCTTTGGAAAAAGTGAGGAGCTGCTGGGTCAGGCCTCGGGCACGCATCACCGCGTTTTCGCAGGCGGTCAGTTTGTCGAGAAAAAGTTCAGGGTCCCGGTGGTGGGTTCTGGTCAGGGAAAGGGTGGTGCTGATGGCGGTGAGGATATTGTTGAAATCATGGGCGATGCCTCCCGCGAGATGCCCGAGGGATTCGATTTTGCCGGTGGCGAGAAGTTCCCGTTCCATCGCGGCCCGTTCCCTGATCATTGAGTTGAAGGCGAGGATCGCGTCCGAGACCTCGCCGGTGCCTTTTGTTGCGAGGGGCTCGACCTCTTCCTTTTTCCCGAAACGGTCAAGGGCGTGAGTCAGATTGATGAGGGGCCGGAAGTAGCTTCTCGCCGCGAGAACGGAACAGATGAGCAGCAGGATTAAAAAAGTTGAGATAAAGATGGTTGCCGGCCTGATCACGTCATTCACATGGCCGGCGATGATCCTTTTCGGTGCCTGAACAAAGACGGTCCAGCCGGAAAGTTCAACTTCGGAGGCGGATGAATACCATTCTTCACCCTGGTAGAAATACCTGTCCAGTCTGGAGACGTTGCCGCCGGCAAGCATTGTGGAAACGGCAGGGTGGGTGCTGAAGTCGAGAGGCTGCAGGTTGTTCCGGTCGATGGTCTGGTGCGAGTGGGCGATCAGCAACCCCCTTTTGTCAACCAGGAAAACCTGCCATTCGTCCGGCAGGGAGGCGCGGGTAATCGCATTGTACAAAATCGGATTTCGATCGGCAAAACCGATGGGGGCCGACAAAACACCAAGGGGT
The window above is part of the Pseudomonadota bacterium genome. Proteins encoded here:
- a CDS encoding phosphatidate cytidylyltransferase, with protein sequence MTRTRIITGVIIGIGWLALLLYGPFWFFWLVFVGLGAMALNEYYVMTLAKFSRHDRITGILLGLFPLLAAYEGNSETVSAALFIALFFLIVYALSRYTTLNDVNSQMNGFVLMQRLGFGIFYVGFSFSHFTLLLTVPKGTHWLFLLTIITVFSDSAAYFSGKYLGRHKLAPAISPGKTIEGLIGGLLGSITAAIIVCILLFPGFSIVKMSVLTIFLTFVGIMGDLTESVIKRTMGVKDSGNILPGHGGVLDRLDSLMIATPVLFYMIHFGFLTS
- a CDS encoding isoprenyl transferase, whose translation is MTESPELDPTRLPGHVAIIMDGNGRWAQNRGMPRPLGHKQGVVSVREIVTAARELEIKALTLYAFSTENWNRPAVEVQALMGLLKTFLRSELDALVKNNVSLRTIGQIDRLPVEVREILVSVSERTKDNDGLVLNLALSYGGRDELTRAVRKIAEQCRTGALSPTAITEETISTHLDTAGLKDPDLLIRTGGESRLSNFLLWQLSYAEILITDTLWPDFRKEQFIDALKDFQSRQRRFGKTSEQVLAK
- the frr gene encoding ribosome recycling factor, translating into MSEVIELMQVKMEDSVESFKRELSKVRTGRASLSLLDSVKVDAYGSSMPLNQVATLTIPESRLIQIQAWDTQLLGHIERAIHKAELGLNPVNDGKLIRVSIPQLTEERRKTLVKQVKKITEEYRVAVRNSRRDAIDTLKKQKNNKEITEDDLFRLQDESQAETDKFIKQIDDLMAAKENEVMEV
- the pyrH gene encoding UMP kinase, giving the protein MAENKFKRVLLKLSGEALMGKSSYGINPEMLAYVAGEIKELTELGVQVGLVIGAGNIFRGVAGVSDGMDRTSADNMGMLATVINCLAMKEALSRKKIASRVLSAIPMQTVCEPYARQRAMHHLKKKRVVIFAAGTGNPFFTTDTAAVLRGLEIDAEVICKATRVDGVYDKDPLVHSDAVKFDELTYTEVLRRQLRVMDSAAISLARDNSKTILVFDLNKPGNIRKAVCGENTGTIIKGEGK
- the tsf gene encoding translation elongation factor Ts, translating into MQITSQMVKELRDKTNAGMMDCKKALAENNGDMEKSIDYLRQKGLAVAQKRADRATSEGVIETYIHAGGKLGVMVEVGCETDFVAKSDVFQGFAKDIAMHIAASNPVSIKREDIPQELVDREKEIFKAQAMESGKPENIAEKMVTGKLDKYFAEVSLMEQKFVKNPDVSIQDLLNELIAKLGENISVKKFARFQVGV
- the rpsB gene encoding 30S ribosomal protein S2; amino-acid sequence: MSYINMKDMLEAGMHFGHQTHRWNPKMRPYIYGARSKIYIINLDKTLPMFNAAYEAVQKAVAKGGTVLFVGTKRQAQDIIREEAERCGMYHITNRWLGGMMTNFQTIRKSIDRLKSIKAMQEDGTINQYKKKEVLMMTKEAVKLERNLGGIANMKGLPAALFVVDPKRENIAVDEANRLGIPVIAMADTNCDPDGIDFPIPANDDAIKSIKLITSKIADAVIAGKEQRQDFQEVDSDAKPEMAAAAVTEPVEVVETSADDTEE
- the waaF gene encoding lipopolysaccharide heptosyltransferase II; its protein translation is MLTDDLKPDKILIRSTNWIGDAIMTTPAVRTIRENYPEAMISILAYPWVADIFRNCPHVDEVIIFDKKGVHQGLQGLWRLAGELRSRRFDLAILLQNAFEAAFITLLAGIPARAGYIRDGRRLLLNYPVAIRPEVRKLHQVHYYQWLCRDLGMTAGPDELFLQVSSEAAQWAADFVAGAGTRPVIGLNPGAAYGPAKCWPVERYGELAAVLTEKYNAVIPVFGTGADQTTAETIRSFAPEHVIDLAGKTSLGEAMALIASCDVFVTNDSGLMHVAAAQKTPLVAIFGSTDPVATGPFAEDVLIIRKEMECQPCFKTHCRTDFSCMKEIGVAEVSEGVARMLSAGKKR
- the gmhB gene encoding D-glycero-beta-D-manno-heptose 1,7-bisphosphate 7-phosphatase, translating into MHSDKKKRAVFLDRDGTINEQMGYINHLDRFVMLPGVAGAIRRLNEKGIPVFVVTNQSGLARGYFPESLLVEVHEKMNRELAEGGAKVDGIYICPHHPEAKEERFRINCDCRKPKTGLFRAAAADYGIDLASSYVVGDRWSDLKAAAACGARGVLVLTGYGRGDYQYIGPTRKVQPDFVAEDLAAAVEWIIGELDKKEAGTGS
- a CDS encoding septum formation initiator family protein codes for the protein MNLDFSIREKRKLGNIIIAALLFLVIWILFSPWGLVKHVRINNELETVRQSNRELIEKNRLLEEEITRLTSDPVYLEEIARKKFGLVRKNELVFDFSKTKEH
- a CDS encoding DUF523 domain-containing protein; translated protein: MYLVSSCLMGLKTRYDGAAKPSPQCMEFLEGAVWVPVCPEQLGGLATPRLPAEIVDGDGDDVLAGNAGVVNSGGVEVTGKFVEGARQVLFIAEKLGVDGILLKSGSPSCGCGEILGVTAALLRNNGFPVREF
- a CDS encoding response regulator, which gives rise to MPGKFFRSIQGKVLTGLSIIFLCSVLALFTSMNTTLKNSILIQESHIIRNYASSVAGKLNHNLAQAAANLEAVARTTKVRSMDRSILDPYLQEVSTISPFFLWHMVMDHNGTVISRHSKPERRGADRSDRDYFRVPMFEQKSMVSETQVSRSGNLSVHIATPIVGEDGAPLGVLSAPIGFADRNPILYNAITRASLPDEWQVFLVDKRGLLIAHSHQTIDRNNLQPLDFSTHPAVSTMLAGGNVSRLDRYFYQGEEWYSSASEVELSGWTVFVQAPKRIIAGHVNDVIRPATIFISTFLILLLICSVLAARSYFRPLINLTHALDRFGKKEEVEPLATKGTGEVSDAILAFNSMIRERAAMERELLATGKIESLGHLAGGIAHDFNNILTAISTTLSLTRTHHRDPELFLDKLTACENAVMRARGLTQQLLTFSKGGAPIKKSSPIDEIIADSAGFVLSGKDIRVNHQFPSDLWPVDIDPDQISQVIQNLVLNAEEASPKGGIISITARNVTISERDTPALKPGNYVLVSVIDKGKGIGRDEQQNIFDPYFSTKGSGRGLGLAACYSIIRNHGGLIGVESTGNKGTIFNIYLPAAAFPPNPGPAESLPTGEKSGGRILIMDDEELIRESLAEIIMMYGHDAETAPDGETTIRKYREEMEKKTPFDLLIMDLTIPGGMGGIETLQRLREIDPDVQAIVSSGYSNDPVISRFREYGFCDILPKPFKGADLIATINRHLAEG